The window CAATAATGATTTAATTCAAGAGTGGTTTTGGAATGGTACTTACTGGCTAAGTACAAAAGTCTATTTAGCTGAAAGTTCTTCCTTTACTTCAAGCGCAGCGTCTACACAATTGCCTCTTTTTTGTGATTTCAATAACGATATTTTTATTGAGAGTGTTTTTGTTTCTGGTAGAAATGCCGGAGCGGGTACTTCTCCAAGTATTACTAATTATAGGACTTTTATTTTTTACATTATCAATAATAACGGGACAACTCCAGAGGTTACACGAGTTGATTCGAGAAATAACTCAAGTGTACAAACTCATTCAACAGTAGGATTAGCTAAAAAGAATGTAAATTATTATATCAGTCGTCCTTTTGATTACGCAGCATATTCTGCAATAACACCTTTATCTGTTGGACTTGTTGTTACAGTTACCACTGCAGGAACACCACCAGCAATGAATTATATGACTTTCAGTGCAAACTATCGGATAGCAAGAAGATAAAATAGAAATACTTCTTTTATTCATCATAATCACTGAGGGAATTTAAAAATATTTTGGGCACTATTTAGTTAATAAATTTAATTTTGTTTTTGATAAATGAACGATCAAAAATTCTTATGTCCTGCGACTTGCCCTAATAGGATGACTCGATTAAGCAAAGGATATTGCTTTCTCTTTTCTATTTCAATTACTGCATTACTTGCTTGGCAATCAGTAGATCTTCAATACACAAAAGGTAATGGACTAGAACTCAAAACTAGAGATGTGCCTTTAGCTTTATTACTCCCATCAATGCTTTTAATCGCAGGGGCATTAGGAATAAATACAGACCCAATTGCTCAAAAACTTGGCGCTGCACTTACTGATAAACGATAATGAATCCAACCATTGAATTTCACTTACCTTTACCTTTAGCTAGTACTAAAGCACTTGCTAAAGGTTTTTTATTGCTGAAATCCGATTTCAGCAAAGCGGGTCTTAGATTGCAAGCTACAAGCGGTTGTTCTGGATTTCAACATTCTGGTTCCTGGAAATTTAAAGGCCGAGGGCCATTACCTCCCAGTGCTGCAATTGAACCCATAACTTGGAGCGTATCGACTCAAAGATTGTGGCTCCCCCATGTGCGAGGTGTGGAGGGAAGCTTTTATGCGATCGCACCATTTAGCGTACCTGTAGATGAGAAGGTATCTAGGGGCGATTTTGGCATTCACTTTGATGCAAATGTGCCTGGATCGGCGGGTTGTATCGTGATTCCTTTACAAGATCACTGGGATGTATTTAGGAAATGGGCTGCAGATCTTGCACATCAAAAAATACAACAAGTGCCTTTAAGCGTCACTTATACTTCTCCTTTAATTTCAAAACAAGCTGTATAAAAACAAGATTTTAAAGTTTAACTTCAAAATATAAGTATTACCACGGATGATTTTTCTCGGGGGGGGGTAAAATCATCCTTGTTTAGTTTTGGAGCCGAAATGCCAATAATTTACTGGCAAGATCTTCCAGGTAATAAATACTTAAAAAAATTGGAACCAGCAATGCTTAATTGCAGCGAATGCACTCGCAGGCAAATCATTCGCCCAATTGGTAAGAAGCGATTTGAAGATAGACAGACTGTTTATGTTACCTACGATCGCTCGTATGTAGTTAGCAAAATAGCTATTGAGATACTGCAATCGTTAGAGATTAAATCATTGACTGAATTATTGAAATTAATGATTGCAGTTTGGCGTGAATATGAACGGGGAAAGAGTAAAGCAAGTTAGCTATGGATTTTACACAATTGGATCTTGAGCATAAGAAAAGATTACTTATGCAATCGATGTGCTTGAGCAGTGCTATTCAAAACTTGGCAAATTCTACAGGAATAGAATGTGATGTGATAGTTTCGGGAATTTGGCTAGAAACAATTGCCAAGTTTCAAAAGTTAAACGAGGCTCAAATTCAAGATTTGATTGCACATATTGAGACTCAAAGCAGTTTTGCACAAACTTTATCGACTCCTGTAGTGGTGACAGGACAAATATTTGATCCAGAGGAACTTCAAGACTATGGAAATTAAAACAGTTTACTATTCAACAGTAGTTAATTTAGGTAACTACAACAATGAGAAAATCGGATTTAAAGCTGATGTAAGTGAAGGAGAGACAGTAGAGCAGGTTATTGAAGCACTAAGAAATAAAATTAAAAAGTGCGGACATCCTAATCTAGAAAAGCTTTATAAGGAACTGCGCGATCGCACATGGGACCTAGAACAATTAAATAACAAGATTGAGAAAGCCACTAATCAATGGAATTCAACAGCCGAATTCTTAAGAACACAGGGCATAAAACCAGATCTTGTAGATCTGCCTGTATTTACGCGTTTATTGCCTGAAGCTAAATCAGAAACGATTGTCACTGGTGATGATGTTGAATTTGTTGATGAAGACAATGATGAGGCTGAATTTTAGCTTGTTTGTAAGGATTCTACATGGCTTTCGATATTCGAGATTTCATTGATTCAAAAGGACGCGATCGCGGCAATATTCACATAGCGTGTCCTAACTGTCAGGATGCATCTACAAAAAATCCTGCACTCAGTATCAATCTAGAAACTGGAGCGTATCACTGCTTTAAATGTGAAGGTGAAAAAAATGGCGAAATAAAATTGGCACTGGGATATTCAAAGGATAAGATAGTGCCAACTGGGTACAGTAAAGTCTCCGAGGTTACAGTAACGCCAACTGATGTTCTCTCCTATCACACAAAGCTGATTAATGAATCCCGATTAGGTAAGCAATGGTTACTTGATCGGGGTTTTTCTTTGGAGATGATCGAATACTTCAAGCTTGGCATCAGGCGGATCAAGCGCTTATATCAATTGTGGTATGCCATTATTATTCCAATACCCGCCGATCAACTGGGTACGCGATACTTTCAAAAATTAAGGATTCAGCCGTGGGCCAACGATGACGATCGCCCTAGTGGATTAAAGGCGTGGGACCAAAAGGGTATTAGCGCTATGGTGTGGCTGACCTATAACCCTCCAGATGCAACGGAGACTTATTTATGTGAGGGAGAATGGGATGCAATGATGCTTGGATGGTTAGCACGGCAAGCTAACGCCAAAATTGCGATCGCCACTTTTACTTGTGGCTGTGATACTGTCCCTCCTCAATCTGAGCTTGATAAATTACCAGGACAGGTGACAATCTTTTACGACCGTAACGATAAACCGAATAGTAAGACGGGGGAGCTACCAGGTGAAAAGGGAGCGCTCAAGGTTGCAGGGCAATTACAAAATCGCGGGTTTGTTGCAGCTGTGCCGTGCAATTCGTATTACGAAGATCGTCAAGGATGGGATGTATCGGATGCAATTAACGCCGGATTTAAATTTGATGATTTTGTGGCGGCGGGGAAAATAGCAACGCAACCTACACTCCTACCGAAAGAAAACCCGTTACGCGATCGCTTAGTTTCTAATGCCGAATTAATGGCACGCGCTCCAGATTATATTGACTGGTTAGTACCGGATATGCTACCGGCGAATGAGTTGTTTGTACTGGCTGCAAGTCCACGGGCTGGGAAATCGCTAATGGCGATGCTACTTGCAAAGTGTATTGCAACGGGTGAAAACTTCTTAGGGCGTGTCGTTACTCAAGGTGCTGTACTTTATGTAAACCTTGAGGATTCTGAAGCGAAGATCAAGCAGCGTGAACTTGCGCAAGAGTGGAGTACAGATGTACCTATTTACTGGCTCGATCGCTTTAAATTATCTGAAACTGCTCATTTAAGAGAATTGGCTGAAGAGTTAGATGTCAGGCTGATCATCTTGGATACTTTAAGTCGTATCCGTGATGATGGTAGCCAGGAGACATCAGCAGAGATATCGCGGTATCTGGAACCATTGCAGGATATGGCGATGCAATTACGGCTATCGGTGTTGCTAGTTCATCACACTACTAAAATCACGATTGAGAACGCAGGTAGTACGAATGTATTCGACACCATTCGCGGGAGTAGTGCAATTCGTGGTGTGTGTCGTGGATCTTGGGTGCTGGCTGCTAGCGATCGCACTTATCGATTGTGTGTAGAGCATGGTTTTGGCGAGAAGCAAGATTTAGAGGTATTGCTTGACGGGGAAACTTTGACATGGAAAGCAGTAAGACCTTGGAATCCTAAATCAAGTAGCACGCAAGTAGAACAGATTTTGGAGTATCTCAAAAAGGCTAAGAAAGCCACAATCCCTGAGGTTGCTAGCGTGCTTAATTTGAATCCTAATTATGTAACTACTGCTTTGTGGCGGTTGCAGATGGAAAAGCAGGTTTACAAAATTCCAGGTAAGAAATATTACCCTGCTACGTACTACTATGCAATGTCAACAAGCAGCCTTAATGACCTATCAATTACCTATCAAAAAAATGGCTTGATAGGTAATGAAAAACCCTGTGCTGAGGGAGATACAGCCAATAATCGCCATAACCTATCAAGCGGTGATACTTTTGACGGTACAAAGTACAAAAAAAATCCTGATGATACACAAAATGCAAGTGATACTGAGATATTTGATCAACTTTCTTCAATAGCTGAAAAGCTTACCAATGAAGCTATTGAAGCTAAAATGAATACTCAATCAATAGATAAATTTCTCAGTATTGATTCCAGCAAGAGTAGCAATCTTGCTGTACCTGCTGAAGAAAAAGGTATCAGTTTAGAAGGGGGCAGTGATCACTTGATACCCAAAACTGATACCTTTTTGCTTGATGACAATAGAGAAACTAATGAGAATTTAGGAAATTCTATTGCAACTATTGATGGTAAGACTGAACACATACCACGCAGGAAAACACGCAAGTTGCAAGTAGGCGATCGCTGCAAGTGGATAGGCTTACCTGGAGCTATGGCAGTTGTTTGCAAAGGTAGGACGCTAGAAGTATTGGAGTTGAGGTATCAAGGCTTAGAAGCACGCATTAAAGCGCCTAATTGGGCGTGTGACTACTGGGTAGCTAGCAGTGATTTAAGGCAAGTTAAGCAATGAGATCAAAGCAAGAAAAACATACCAACTATTTGCTTGTTTTAGCAGTAGCAGACGCTTACGAGATCGCGATCGACGCTTGTAAAAACGACAGAGAGAATTTAGAGAAGCTTTTAAGATTGCGAATTAAAGCAGATTCCGCAATTGAAGCAAGGCTTGAGTATCTAAAAAAAAAATGTGCTTATTGCAAAAATGATACTTTTTTGTGAGAATAGCCTACCGCGTATATTGATAGGTGATATGTAATCATGCTCTAATCTTTACACTGTAAGGTTTCTAGTTACCTATCAAATTACCTATCAAATCAGATTGATAGGTAATAAGGTATCAGAATTAGGGGTTTACAGCCTAATTCTGATACCTTCTCTCTCAATAAGTATTGCTTGTTGAGAGAATGATACCCGTGCTTATTGGCTAAAGTATCAGCCTTGTTGCAAGTAGAATATTGGTCTATGCATATTCAGGGTAATAAATATATATATTGTAATAAAAATTAATAAAGTATGTCATAGAGGGTATATCTAAGTACCGCTTGTATATAATCCGTATATTCTACTTTTACGATTTTTAGCACTCGCATTGATATTTAGTAAGCATGGCAAGCAAAGCGATTCAACACGCATCTAGCTACAAACTTGTATAAAAATTGTATAAATAAATTGTATAAAGCTTGAAATGTCTATAGATAGGCAATCTCGCACTCGGCTTTTAACCGATTAGTTCCGGGTTCGAATCCCGGGCGACCCATATCAAATTTTTAATGACAAAGAGTAAGAGAACAGCTTAATCAACCGCGATGCACTAATTGCTGGATTATATTGAGTTAGCCTCATCCGTTCTTCACAATTTATAGCTCCGCACAGCGGTAAACACGAATTAAAAAGTATTCTCTGAATATAATTGCTTATAAGTTGAAAATTATCTTAAGATTAGCGTAAGAATTACGCTTGTTTTAAGACGACTAGCTGACTATCAAAATTTAGGAGGACTATCTATGGCGCTCGTACCAATGCGGCTGCTGTTGGACCACGCGGCTGAAAACGGTTACGGCATTCCAGCTTTCAACGTGAACAACATGGAGCAGATCCAGGCAATTATGCAGGCTGCTAAAGAAACAGATAGCCCCGTGATCTTACAAGCTTCTCGTGGCGCACGTAAATATGCTGGTGAAAACTTCTTGCGTCACTTGATTCTAGCAGCAGTAGAAACTTATCCTTACATTCCCATTGCCATGCACCAGGATCATGGTAATGAGCCAGCCACTTGCTACTCTGCAATGAAAAATGGCTTTACCAGCGTTATGATGGACGGTTCGCTGGAAGCAGATGCTAAAACTCCTGCAAGCTAT of the Gloeocapsopsis sp. IPPAS B-1203 genome contains:
- a CDS encoding AAA family ATPase is translated as MAFDIRDFIDSKGRDRGNIHIACPNCQDASTKNPALSINLETGAYHCFKCEGEKNGEIKLALGYSKDKIVPTGYSKVSEVTVTPTDVLSYHTKLINESRLGKQWLLDRGFSLEMIEYFKLGIRRIKRLYQLWYAIIIPIPADQLGTRYFQKLRIQPWANDDDRPSGLKAWDQKGISAMVWLTYNPPDATETYLCEGEWDAMMLGWLARQANAKIAIATFTCGCDTVPPQSELDKLPGQVTIFYDRNDKPNSKTGELPGEKGALKVAGQLQNRGFVAAVPCNSYYEDRQGWDVSDAINAGFKFDDFVAAGKIATQPTLLPKENPLRDRLVSNAELMARAPDYIDWLVPDMLPANELFVLAASPRAGKSLMAMLLAKCIATGENFLGRVVTQGAVLYVNLEDSEAKIKQRELAQEWSTDVPIYWLDRFKLSETAHLRELAEELDVRLIILDTLSRIRDDGSQETSAEISRYLEPLQDMAMQLRLSVLLVHHTTKITIENAGSTNVFDTIRGSSAIRGVCRGSWVLAASDRTYRLCVEHGFGEKQDLEVLLDGETLTWKAVRPWNPKSSSTQVEQILEYLKKAKKATIPEVASVLNLNPNYVTTALWRLQMEKQVYKIPGKKYYPATYYYAMSTSSLNDLSITYQKNGLIGNEKPCAEGDTANNRHNLSSGDTFDGTKYKKNPDDTQNASDTEIFDQLSSIAEKLTNEAIEAKMNTQSIDKFLSIDSSKSSNLAVPAEEKGISLEGGSDHLIPKTDTFLLDDNRETNENLGNSIATIDGKTEHIPRRKTRKLQVGDRCKWIGLPGAMAVVCKGRTLEVLELRYQGLEARIKAPNWACDYWVASSDLRQVKQ